ATGGGATATTTTCTAAAAGGAGATGGAATAATAGAGGGAAATGTAGAGGATGCTTTAGATGTTTATTTTAAACAATGTTCTATTGAGGTAACTGCAAAAACATTAGCAAGAATGGGGCTTTTTTTAGCTAATAATGGAAAATTAAGCACAGGAGAAGAGGTAATAAACCAAAGAATAGCTACTATTGTAAAAACTTTAATGGTGACTTGTGGAATGTATGATAGTTCTGGAGAGTTTGCAGTGAGAGCAGGAATACCTTCAAAAAGTGGTGTAGGTGGAGGAATTCTTTCAGTAGTACCAGGAAAAATGGGAATAGGAGTATATGGACCTTCGTTGGATAAGAAAGGAAATTCAATAGCAGGAGTGACACTGTTGGAAGATCTTTCAAATGAATTAAACTTAACAATTTTTTAGTAAAAGATAAATTTTTTATAGACAGAAAAAGTTAATAGTGATATTATAATAAAGTTGATAAATTGAAAAAATTACTGGGGTGCAATAGCTGAGATAGGTATTTTACCTGAACCCAAAGGACTTGATTCGGATAATGCCGACGAAAGGAGTAATAATTAAGAAAGACTTTTTATGCCTCCTTTTGTGAAATTAAAAGGAGGTTTTTTTATGGGATTAAAAGATTGTTTATGGTGTATTGGAGGAGCTAGTAAAGGAGTTTCAGGATGTAGATTTTCTCTATATCCAATGGCAGATAATTTTGTAGAAATAATTTTAGGAGCTCTTTCAAAAACTGATATGTCAAAAGTTTGGAAAGCAACAGACAAACTAAGTACTTGTGTCAGAGGAAAAAGAGTACATGTTTTTGACAGTGTAAAGGGATTATTTATAAATGCTTACAGAGAAAATGTTCATATGGCATTGGAAGCAACTTTTTCAAAAGGGTGTCCTGGAGATACTGATGCAGATTCTTTTATGGAAGTAGATGATATAAAATTAAATGAAAATTTAATTAAAGATCAAAAATTCAATGTTGTAAGTAAAATATCATTCTATCCTATGGGAGAAAATGACTATATGGAGCATATAGCTCATGCAGTTATGAAAGCTAAAGAAAATGGGGTATTTTCAAAAAGTTCTCACTATGTTTCTATTCTTGAAGGAGATGTACATGATGTATTTAAAACTTTAGAAGATATATTTGAATATGGTGAAGCTAATCTATCACACTATATTTTACAAGTAACAATATCAGTAAATAGTCCAACAAAGGAATAGAATTAGGAGGAAAAAATGTTTAATTGGAAGTTAAAAGATGTAATAATGGTATGTTTATTTTCAGTAATATTTTCATTTATATATTTAGGAGCAGTATATTTAGCTAACTTTATAGCTACAATTTTAGCTCCATTGGGATTAGCTCCATTTGCCTATGAAATATTATTTGGAGTATGGTTTATGGCAGCAACTTTTGTTCCATATATAGTTCAAAGATCAGGAGTAGCTATTATAGCAGAAGTTTTATCAGCAGTAATTGAAGTTATTATGGGTAATATGTTTGGACCAATAGTTATATTATCAGGAATAATTCAAGGGGCAGGACCTGAAATTATTTTTGCTAAAGATAAGTATAAAAACTATACTATGAAAAATATGTGTTTAGCTGCATTTGCTGCATGTGTAACTAGTTTCATATGGGGATTTGTAAGAGGTGGATTTGTAAAATACTCAGCTACAATGTTAGTGGGAATGTTTGTTGTAAGAGCTATTAGTTCAATTATTTTTGCAGGGATAATCTGTAAAATAGCAGCAGATAAATTAGCAAAAACAGGTGCTTTAAGTAGTTATACATTAGGAAATCAAAATAGTATGGAAGATTAATCTATGAAAAAAGTTTTAAGTTGTGAAGATATAGAATTTAAATATCAGATAAATTCTAAAAACAATATAATTGATGGGTTTTCTTATGATTTTTTAGAGGGAAAAGTCTATCTTATCTCTGGGTTTTCAGGTTGTGGAAAAAGTACGTTAGCATATATTTTATCAGGGCTTTATCCTGAACATAAAGGGGTAATGTCAAAAGGTAAGGTATTGCTTTTAA
This sequence is a window from Fusobacterium varium. Protein-coding genes within it:
- a CDS encoding thiamine-binding protein; its protein translation is MGLKDCLWCIGGASKGVSGCRFSLYPMADNFVEIILGALSKTDMSKVWKATDKLSTCVRGKRVHVFDSVKGLFINAYRENVHMALEATFSKGCPGDTDADSFMEVDDIKLNENLIKDQKFNVVSKISFYPMGENDYMEHIAHAVMKAKENGVFSKSSHYVSILEGDVHDVFKTLEDIFEYGEANLSHYILQVTISVNSPTKE
- a CDS encoding ECF transporter S component encodes the protein MFNWKLKDVIMVCLFSVIFSFIYLGAVYLANFIATILAPLGLAPFAYEILFGVWFMAATFVPYIVQRSGVAIIAEVLSAVIEVIMGNMFGPIVILSGIIQGAGPEIIFAKDKYKNYTMKNMCLAAFAACVTSFIWGFVRGGFVKYSATMLVGMFVVRAISSIIFAGIICKIAADKLAKTGALSSYTLGNQNSMED